The sequence below is a genomic window from Streptomyces sudanensis.
GTAGTTCACGACGACGGTGCACTCGTCGGGGATCACGTTGGTGGCGACGCCGCCGGCGACGCCCACGGCGTTGAGGCCCTCGCGGTACTCCAGGCCGTCGATGACCGGGCGGCGCGGTTCGTACGAGGCGAGGCGGGCCAGGACCGGCGCGGCGGCGTGGACGGCGTTGGAGCCCATCCAGGAGCGGGCCGAGTGGGCGCGCTCGCCGCGCAGGACCAGGTTGACCCGCAGGGTGCCCTGGCAGCCGCCCTCGACCTCGCCGTCGGACGGCTCCAGCAGGACGGCGAAGTCCCCCGCGAGCCAGTCGGGGTGCGCGGCGGCCACGTGCCCGAGGCCGTTGAGGTCGGCGGCGACCTCCTCGTTGTCGTAGAAGACGAACGTCAGGTCGCGGTTGGGCGCGGGGACGGTCGCGGCGATGCGGAGCTGGACGGCGACGCCGGACTTCATGTCGGACGTGCCGCAGCCCCACAGGAGGCCGTCGCCGTCCAGCCGGGAGGGGACGTTGTCGGCGATGGGCACCGTGTCGATGTGCCCGGCGAGGACGACCCGCTCGGCGCGGCCGAGGTCGGTGCGGGCGACGACGTTGTTGCCGTACCGGTGGACGGTCAGGTGGGGCAGGGCGCGCAGGGCTTCCTCGATGGCGTCCGCGAGCGGCTTCTCGGTGCCGCTGACGGAGGGGAAGTCGACCAGCGCGGCGGTCAGTGCCGGACCGTCCAGCGTGAGGTCCAGAGCGG
It includes:
- the dapE gene encoding succinyl-diaminopimelate desuccinylase; protein product: MPDSTPEAPLRTALDLTLDGPALTAALVDFPSVSGTEKPLADAIEEALRALPHLTVHRYGNNVVARTDLGRAERVVLAGHIDTVPIADNVPSRLDGDGLLWGCGTSDMKSGVAVQLRIAATVPAPNRDLTFVFYDNEEVAADLNGLGHVAAAHPDWLAGDFAVLLEPSDGEVEGGCQGTLRVNLVLRGERAHSARSWMGSNAVHAAAPVLARLASYEPRRPVIDGLEYREGLNAVGVAGGVATNVIPDECTVVVNYRYAPDRTPEEAEKHVREVFADCGVDEFVVDDHSGGALPGLSHPAAAAFMEAVGGTARPKFGWTDVSRFSALGVPAVNYGPGDPTLAHKRDERVAVERITHCERRLYDWLTA